The sequence CGTCGGCGCCACCCCCGAGGCCCTCGACTCGCCCGTGGTCGTCCTGACCGCCGAGGAGGCCAAGGGCCTGGAGTTCGACTCGGTCGTCGTCGTCGACCCGTCCGGGATCCTCGCCGAGTCCGCCAAGGGCGGCCAGGACCTCTACGTCTCGCTCACCAGGGCCACCCGCCGCCTGACCGTCGTCCACGACGGTGACCTGCCGCCCCTCCTATCGGCTCTGGAGTAGGCCGGTCAGGGTCCGGTCGAGCTCGGCCCTGATGACGTCGCTCGCCGCCGCCGGGTCCTGGGCGCGGACGGCCTCGACCAGGGCGGCGTGGGCGGCCCTGCCGTGGGCGTGGTCGGACGCGCGGACGTCGACGAGGGAGGCGAGGTCGAGCAGGCCGTCGCGCAGGACGGGCACGAACCCGGCGAACAGGTCGGCGAGGACCGGGTTGTGCGCGGCGGCGATGACGGCGGTGTGCAGGGCGATGTCGGCGTCGATGAACGCCTCGACGCCGGGGCCGGCGAGGGCCGTGTCGCGGTCGGCGAGCGCCCGGTCGAGGGCGGCCAGGTCGTCCGGGGTGCGGCGCTCGGCGGCCAGCTCGGCGGCACGGACCTCCACCATGGCGCGGATCTCGTAGACGTCGGCGACGGAGGCGCGGCGGAGCCGGGCGGGCCAGTCCTCGGCCGGCTCGGTCGCGACGACGAAGACGCCCGCGCCCTGCCGGGCCTGCACGAGACCGGCTCCGGCCAGGGCGCGCAGGGCCTCGCGGACGGTGGAGCGGCCCACGCCCAGCTCCGTGGCGAGGGTCGTCTCACCGGGCAGCCGCGTGCCGACCGGCCACGCCCCGGCGGCGATCTGGTCGCGCAGCCGCTGCGCGGCCTGCTCGACGAGCGGGCTGGGACGGAGCGGGCCGAGCGGCATCGGGAGTCCTCCGGGGACGGCGGCGGGCCTCCAGACTAGGCCACCTCAGCTTGTCTGAGGAGCTGAGGTGTGGTTGGGTGGGCGACGTGTCGTGGCAGGGCCTTCTTCTCGGTCGCCGCGGCGGGGCCTGATCCGGACCGGCACCCCGCCGCGGGGTCCGGTGCTGCCGGTCGTCCGGCGATCGAACGAGGAACAGGCCCATGAACGTCCCGACCCCGCGCACGCACTTCCCCACCCTCCACACCCCGTCCGGCCCGGTGGCGGACGGCGCGCCCTTCTGGAACCCCCAGCGCGGCAGCTCCATGCCGTTCCACCGGTACCGGTCCGCCCACGAGCGCGTGCCGTCGCCCGTGCCGGACGTCGAGCGCACCTGGCCGTCCGGGCGCATCGAGAGCGCGCCCCTGTGGGTGCCCGTCGACCTGCGGGACGGCAACCAGGCGCTGGCCGAGCCCATGGACACCGCCCGCAAGCGCCGCATGTTCGACCTGCTCGTCACGATGGGCTTCAAGGAGATCGAGGTCGGCTATCCCTCGGCCAGCCGGACCGACTTCGACTTCGTCCGGCACCTGGCCGAGACCGGCGTGCCGGACGACGTGACGCCCGTGGTGTTCACGCCCGCGCGCGGGGAGCTGATCGAGCGGACGTTCGCGTCCATCGAGGGGCTGCCCAGGGCCGTCGTCCACCTGTACACGGCGACGGGGCCGGTGTGGCGGGACGTCGTGCTCGGGGCCGGCCGGGACGGGGTGCGGCGGCTGATCATGGACGGCGCGGCCGACGTGGCGCGGCTCGCCGGGCCCGGCGTGCGGTTCGAGTTCTCCCCCGAGACGTTCAACGTCACCGAACCCGACTACGCCCTGGAGGTGTGCGACGCGGTCACCGCGCTGTGGGACGCCTCCCCCGAACGCCCGGTGATCCTGAACCTGCCGGCCACGGTCGAGATCGCCACTCCGAACGTGTACGCCGACCAGATCGAGTACATGCACCGCAACCTGGCCAGGCGCGACGCGGTCATCCTGTCGGTCCACCCGCACAACGACCGCGGGACGGGCGTCGCGTGCGCGGAGCTGGCGATGCTGGCCGGCGCGCAGCGGGTCGAGGGCTGCCTCTTCGGCAACGGGGAGCGGACGGGCAACGTCGACCTGGTCACGCTGGCGCTGAACCTGCACGCGCAGGGCGTCGACCCGCGGATCGACTTCTCCGACATCGACGAGATCCGGCGGACGGTCGAGCACTGCAACCGGCTGCCCGTCCACGAGCGGCATCCGTACGGCGGCGACCTGGTGTACACGGCGTTCTCAGGCACCCACCAGGACGCGATCGGCAAGGGCATGGCCCGCCACGCGCGGCTCGCCGGGGAGCGGGGCGTGCCGCCGGAGGCGCTGCCGTGGGACGTGCCGTACCTGCCGATCGACCCGGCCGACGTCGGGCGCGGGTACGAGGCGGTCATCCGCGTCAACAGCCAGTCCGGGAAGGGCGGCATCTCCTACCTGCTGCGCACGGGGCACGGGCTCGACCTGCCGCGCCGCCTGCAGATCGAGTTCTCCCAGGTCGTGCAGCGGGCGACGGACGGCAGCGGCGAAGAGGTCACGGCGGACGAGCTGTGGGAGCTGTTCCGCGCTGAGTACCTCGACCGGCCGGGGCCGGTCCAGGTGACCGGATGGCGGACCTCCAGCACCGGCCCGGCGCGGCACGACTTCACCGGCGTCGTCCGGGTCGACGGCGACGAGCGCGAGCACACCGGCACGGGCAACGGCCCGCTGGACGCGCTGACCGGCGCGCTGGCGTCCGCCGGGATCAAGGTGGACGTCCTGCAGTACGCCGAGCACTCGGCCGGGGCCGGGCGGGACGCCGTGGCCGTCGGTTACGCCGAATGCCGCGTGGACGGCGCGACCCGCTGGGGCGCGGGCCGCGACACGTCCGTGCTCAACGCGTCGGTGGAGGCCGTCCTGTCGGCGGTCAATCGCGCGAAGAGCGGCTAGACGACTTCAGGGACCGTCGCCACGACAGGCCCGTTCCGGGGATGCGCAACGTCATGTGACGGCGCCCGTCGGCCGAGCGGGTGTAGCGGGCTCCGCGCCCTCCAACGCTGTGCCCGACGCCCTTCTTGGAGAAGTTGAGGCGGAACGGACCCATCCTGAGTGACTTCCTATAGCTCCAACCCATGAGGCGGGGGTGCCCGGCCGGCGCGCCGGGCATCCCCGCGACCCTTT is a genomic window of Actinomadura citrea containing:
- the leuA gene encoding 2-isopropylmalate synthase, with translation MPFHRYRSAHERVPSPVPDVERTWPSGRIESAPLWVPVDLRDGNQALAEPMDTARKRRMFDLLVTMGFKEIEVGYPSASRTDFDFVRHLAETGVPDDVTPVVFTPARGELIERTFASIEGLPRAVVHLYTATGPVWRDVVLGAGRDGVRRLIMDGAADVARLAGPGVRFEFSPETFNVTEPDYALEVCDAVTALWDASPERPVILNLPATVEIATPNVYADQIEYMHRNLARRDAVILSVHPHNDRGTGVACAELAMLAGAQRVEGCLFGNGERTGNVDLVTLALNLHAQGVDPRIDFSDIDEIRRTVEHCNRLPVHERHPYGGDLVYTAFSGTHQDAIGKGMARHARLAGERGVPPEALPWDVPYLPIDPADVGRGYEAVIRVNSQSGKGGISYLLRTGHGLDLPRRLQIEFSQVVQRATDGSGEEVTADELWELFRAEYLDRPGPVQVTGWRTSSTGPARHDFTGVVRVDGDEREHTGTGNGPLDALTGALASAGIKVDVLQYAEHSAGAGRDAVAVGYAECRVDGATRWGAGRDTSVLNASVEAVLSAVNRAKSG
- a CDS encoding DUF4236 domain-containing protein; protein product: MKMISDGAQAPRLEGTGKGRRATKSARMWSPPALAKAEMSLLQISVVRERVAGMPGAPAGHPRLMGWSYRKSLRMGPFRLNFSKKGVGHSVGGRGARYTRSADGRRHMTLRIPGTGLSWRRSLKSSSRSSRD
- a CDS encoding FadR/GntR family transcriptional regulator is translated as MPLGPLRPSPLVEQAAQRLRDQIAAGAWPVGTRLPGETTLATELGVGRSTVREALRALAGAGLVQARQGAGVFVVATEPAEDWPARLRRASVADVYEIRAMVEVRAAELAAERRTPDDLAALDRALADRDTALAGPGVEAFIDADIALHTAVIAAAHNPVLADLFAGFVPVLRDGLLDLASLVDVRASDHAHGRAAHAALVEAVRAQDPAAASDVIRAELDRTLTGLLQSR